CGGAATCCATTTTTCGCACATTTCGGAAGAAGCGTATCTTTCCATGATTTCTACAATGTTTATATTTCCGTAGGAAAGACAAAAAGCGGCGTCTGCCCTTGCGGCAACTTCCATCATAAAAGATTGAACTGTTGCTGGTAATCCCATGCCGCCGTATTTTCTACTGATTGAAATTGGCATCAAACCGGCGTCTCGGAGTGTGTTATAACATTCTTCTTGTGCTTTTGGAAAAGTCACTTTTCCGTTTTCATATTTAAGTCCAATCCGATCCATTTCCTTACTGCGAGGGGCTACAAATTCACCCATAATTTCACCTAAGGACTCTAAAACGGATTTATAATATTCTTTAGCTTCTTCCACGTTGGAAGGTGCATAGGCTAATCTTTCATTGCCTGTTTTTTTATATTCTTCTGCGTCTTCGAATTTATGTTCGTATGCATGGATGATTTCTTCCCAATCGATTAACCGGTTAAAAACGAGTTTTAGATCTTCATTGTCTTGAAAGTAATTGCTGATAATCATGGAGTTCGTACCTCTCAATTATGCCCAATAATTAAGAGTATCGAGAAGAGATGTCAAGCATCAAAGAAAACTAATTTGCGGTCTTATCCTCTTCTTTCAATTTTTTTAATTTTGGCAATTCGCCAATTGCAACTGAATACCAAATCGTATTCAAAGAATGTTGATAATATGCCTTTCGATAGGCAATTTCAGAATCTAAAAAAGAAGTTTCAGATACTAAAAGTTCAAGACGGGAAACTGTTTTAAAACTGAAACCTCTTCTTTGAGAACTTAGATTGGATTCTGCGGAATTGCGTGCTTTTGAATATAGGGATAATAAACGAGCGGAGTTTAAGGAACTTTCATATGCTTTTCGAATTTCATCGGTTGCGATCCTTTTTGTTTGAGACAATTGTAATTCTGCTTGTCTCAATGCAGATTCTGCCTGTTTAACTCCTGCCGTGATGGTTCCGGCGGATAATAGAGGCACGTTGATAGATAGTTGCATCGTAATGTCTTTATTTGGAGTTGTATTGTGTTCTGGAATTGTATAATAATTATTTAATGTAACCGAAGGTAAATGCCCACCCCAGGCTTTTTTCAAATTGAATTCCGCCGCCTTTAAGTTTTCTTTTGCAGCGATTACGTCGTATCGTTTTGCGATTCTTTCTTCGGGTAATAGGTTTTGAGGAATGGAGATTACTTCTTTAGGAATTGCCAATCGTAAACCACCTTCTCCGGCTCCTATAAGACTTTCCAGTGCCATTTCCGCCTGCTTTAACTGATACTTAAAATCTTCTAAATATGCTTCGGATCTGGAAAAATCCGCTTCGGCTCCGCTTAAGTCCGCTCTTGTAATTTTTCCCAAGGAAAAAAGTCTTCTTCTTTCTTGGATTGTTTTGCGAACCAAATCGGTCTTTTTTTCCTCCAAAAGAATGATTTCCTTTAATTGTAGAACATTATAATATGCTTGTGCAATTTCTAGATAGAGTCGCCCAGATTCGTAACGGGCTTCATTCAGTCTCACGTTAGTTAGGGCACCAGCGGCTTTATAAGTAGTATATTGATTTATTCCGTTTAAGATGGGAATGCTTAAAAGTAATCTCGTTCCAGGACCAACCGTAGGAGGAAGGCTGCTTGTAGAAGAGCTTCCGGTAAGAGGATTTGGTTCCGTATAAAAAGGATTAAAGTGGGAGTTGGGTCCCGGAATTCTATAGAATTTATTATACACTAAAGATAAAGAAGGAAAAAAGGAAGCGAACGCAGCAGCTTTTTGAGCATCTGCCTGTTGGATCGCTTCTTCTCTAAGGGCGATTCTTTCCGTTCTTTCCACCGCGAAAGCGTATAGTTCGTCTATAGTTAATTCCTGTTCGGGTAATATACTTTTGATCTTTGCGGTAGTTACCCCGGTTACCTCTTCTAACCTCGGTTCAACAATTCCGTCTCCTGTTCGAATTCCGGAATCGTCCGTACATCCGATTGCAAATACGAATATAAAAAAGGAAACGAATGTAAAAAAAACGTTTTGGAATTTGAAATTTTTTTCTGTATCCAACTTATTTTTATAAGATGTTTTATACTTTAGGAATGATAAGGAATTCTTGTCATGGAATATAAGTTTATAATTATTTTTTAATGTATCTTTTGAAAATACGTGCATATTTTTAGTTTTACGGTTCGTTCTATTTGATTCGATTAATTGTGAGTTTTCCAAATGCCTAAAGATGTGGAAACTCATACAATTTTTAACACTATCCAAAGTTTATAAATCTCTTTACGGATTCCTATAAAATTGAGCACCCATAAATCTTGTGACTAATTCGTTTTCGGTATAATCTTTCTTACTTAGAATTTCACATTATTGAAATGTAAACAATCGGGTACTTGATTATATAATTCTAAGTAACATCTAATTGTTCAATTGGATCTACTTTAAACTTATATTTTACTGGTCTTGGGTCGAGTTTTTACCTCCTTTTCTCCTAAATAGTACGCGGCGGGAACTACTAAAAGTGTAATCAAGGTTGAAAGTGTCATACCACCTAGTATGGTTACCGCCATCGGAATTCTAGTTTCTGCTCCCGGTCCAAGCGCCAACGCAGGCGGAATTGCCGCGGCGATAGAACTAAAAGAAGTCATCAACACAGGTCTTAAACGGATAGGACAACCTTCTCGGATTGATTCTTGAATATTTTTTCCAGTAGAACGAACGTGATTCACAAACTCCACAAGAAGGATAGAATTCTTTTTTACTAATCCTAAAAGAAGAATGAGTCCAATAAAACTATACATGTTAAAAGATTGTCCAAACACATAAAGTGCGACTAACGCACCTGTAAAGCTAAAAGGCATTGCAAGTAAAATGTAAAGAGGTTGTTTTAAACTGTTAAATTGACTCGCAAGGATCATATAAGAAAGTAGAATTCCGAATAATAAAGCAAGAGTTAGACTGTTACCGGATTCTTTTGCAGTTTTTGCCGAACCGGTCATGGCGACCGAATATCCCTCCGGAAGAATTTCTTTAGCAATCTCTAATGCTTTTTCCGTAGAAACGTTTTGACCCAAAGTAGGGGCGGGGTTTCCAAATACTCGGATCGCCCTTTCTCGATTGATCCGAGTGATCGTTTTAAGTGCTTCTTTTTCTTGGATATTTATGACTTCTTTTAATTTTACAAATTCTCCAAATGTGTTTCTAACTCCAATGTTCGGAATTACCGAGATGCTTTCTCCCTTTTCCCTTTGAATTTTGACTCTAACGTCGTAACTTCGGCCGTTTTCTGTAAAACGACTTACGTTTTTTCCTCCCATCAACGTTCCGACCGTATTTCCAACGTTAGCCATGCTTACACCTCTAAGGGCGGCGGCTTCTCGGTTCGTTACAAGTCTAAGTTCTTTTTGTCCCGCTACGTAGTCTGTATCTACGTCCAGTAGAATTTTACTTTCTTTGAGTTTATCTAAAATTTTTACAGAAAGTGAGGATAACGTGTTCCAGTCAGGACCAGTTAACACGAGTTCGATGGGATAACCCCTTCCTGCGGAAAATCCTCTTTGAGAAAGATCTTGCACGGAAAACGTAGCTTCCGGAACCAATTCTTTTAAATCTTTTCTTAATATACTAAATAAGGCGGCTTGGGTGACTTCTCTTCCTGTTTTAGGATTTTTAGGTCTGTGTCCCATTTCTTTCATCGTAATAAAAAACATTCCGGTATTTGCTTCCGTTCCTCCAAAACCACCTACGTTAGAGATATACTTTTCTATTTCTTTTCTTTGAATGAGATATTGTTCTACTTTTTTCATGGTTTCGTCCGTTCTTTGTAAAGAAGAGCCTAAAGGAAGTCTAGCTCGAACAATAAAACGTCCCATGTCTTGAGGAGGAATAAATTCTTTCTTTAAGAGGAAAAAAAATCCAAGAGATCCAATAAACAAGACGGTGGAACCAAACACGATCCAGCGGGGAAATTTTAATACGAAGTCGATAGAACGTTCATAAAGAAAGATACTGTAATCTAAAAAACGTTCCATGATAGGATCCATCTTTTTAAAAATAGAAATTTTTGAAATCCATCGATTCCAAACTTCGTAAGCATTTGCAGAAAAGATAGATTTTTTATCGTTCTTTTTTTTATCCTCCGCATACAAGGAAGCGCGCATGGGAGTAAAACTGAGAGCTTCAAAAAGGGAAAGAAGAACTGAAACTGAAATTGTAACGCCGAATTCTAAAAAATATCTTCCTATGATTCCTTTCATAAAAGCGACGGGAAGAAAGATGGCAACGACGGCTAACGTTGCCGCAAGAGCGGCAAATCGGATTTCAGTTGCTCCTTCCAGGGCGGCTTGAAACCAGGATTTTTTCATTTCTCTATGTCTGGTAATATTTTCTAGAACCATAATCGCATCATCTACAACGATTCCGGTTGCCAGTGATAAACCTAACATAGTAAATGTGTTAATCGTAAAACCGGCAAAGTATAAAAACAAAAAAGTTCCAATTACAGAAGTAGGAATTGCGAGAAGAACGTTTCCGGTACTTTTCCAGTTTCCTAAAAACAATCTACAAACAAAACCGGTAAGGATAGCGGAAAAGATCAGAGTAAATTCTAGTTCATTTACGCTGTCTCGGATATAACCTGTGTTGTCGTTAGAAACGGTAAGGTCGTAACCTTTGGGGAGTTTCGGTTTTAATTCTTTGACTTTGTTTTTGACAAGATCACCTACTTGAACCGCGTTTGCTCCTTTGAGCTTTTTGATACCGATTGCAACCGCAGAAATACCGTTAAATCTAGAGATTCTGCGAACTTCGCCTAACCCATCTTCTACGATCGAAATGTCTTTTAAACGAATTGATCTAAAAAGGGGAGAACCGCTTCTTGAATTTAAGAATATATTTCCGAATTGTTCCGCGGTGGGAACTTCGCCAACTGCACGAAGACTGATTTCGTTTGTTCTATTTTCTAATCTTCCGGAAGGAACTTCTAAATTCTGTTCTTTTAAAGTGTTTACGATGTCGTCTACCGCGATTTCGTTTCTGGAAAGTTGGGTAGGATCTAAATAAACATTGATGGTTCTATCGACGTAACCGCCTAAAATGATTTCACCCACACCTGGAATTTTCTGAAATTTATCTTTAAGAAAATCCTTTACGAATAACATTTTTTCTTTTTCGGATTTATCGACTGCGGTGAGAGAAACCCAGATGATTGGGGTATCATCCGGATTGGATTTAGTAATAACAGGAGGGTCCATTTCTTCCGGAAGTTTATTGGAGACTTGGGCGAGTTTTGTTTGAATTTCTTGAACGGCGACGTCTACGTTTCGACTCAGTTCTAATTCCACAGTGACCGCGGCGGAACCGTCTGAGGAAATCGATCTGACTTCGGTGACACCTTCAACCGTCATAAGAACTTCTTCGATTGGATCTACGACGTCTGTTTCCATTACCTGTGCATTGGCTCCGGTGAGGGTGAGGGAAACGTTTACAACTGGAAAGTCGACGTCTGGCATTTGGGAAACGCCCATTCTGGAAAAACCAATCGATCCAAAAAGAATGATCGCTGCCATCATCATCCAAGAGAAAATCGGATTGCGTATAGAAACTGCGGAAAGCAAATAAAAACCTCTTTAGATTCAATAGGAACGAAGATTGAAATGAACCTTAAGTATTAATTCGACCTAATTTTTATCTTCTGGATCCAAATTTTTTAATTGGAAGTTCGTTAATTATGAAATCGTTTATTCAAAATTAAGATACAAAGAAAGAATATATAATAAAGGACCCAGGTTTTTATACTTCAAAAACGTAATTTCAGCGTAATAAAAGTTTGGGCGCATCCGGACCGCGCTTTCAGTTCCAGTCAATAAATTGCATAAAAGAAACGTAATGCAATATTTCTTCTTTAGTTTCAATTTAATTATAGAAGCGAGACTGCTTTAGTTTGAGAGAACGTTCTATCTTGCGACCCGTCGGGAGCGAGATTTGAGTTTAGAGAGCATTCTGTTAAGTTCAATTTTGATTCTAAAATCCTATCCAACTTGTGGATAAAGTTATGGTAGAGAGCGTTCTGCGAAAGTTACTGCAGCTTAATCTTTCTGAT
Above is a window of Leptospira kirschneri serovar Cynopteri str. 3522 CT DNA encoding:
- a CDS encoding efflux RND transporter permease subunit; translated protein: MLSAVSIRNPIFSWMMMAAIILFGSIGFSRMGVSQMPDVDFPVVNVSLTLTGANAQVMETDVVDPIEEVLMTVEGVTEVRSISSDGSAAVTVELELSRNVDVAVQEIQTKLAQVSNKLPEEMDPPVITKSNPDDTPIIWVSLTAVDKSEKEKMLFVKDFLKDKFQKIPGVGEIILGGYVDRTINVYLDPTQLSRNEIAVDDIVNTLKEQNLEVPSGRLENRTNEISLRAVGEVPTAEQFGNIFLNSRSGSPLFRSIRLKDISIVEDGLGEVRRISRFNGISAVAIGIKKLKGANAVQVGDLVKNKVKELKPKLPKGYDLTVSNDNTGYIRDSVNELEFTLIFSAILTGFVCRLFLGNWKSTGNVLLAIPTSVIGTFLFLYFAGFTINTFTMLGLSLATGIVVDDAIMVLENITRHREMKKSWFQAALEGATEIRFAALAATLAVVAIFLPVAFMKGIIGRYFLEFGVTISVSVLLSLFEALSFTPMRASLYAEDKKKNDKKSIFSANAYEVWNRWISKISIFKKMDPIMERFLDYSIFLYERSIDFVLKFPRWIVFGSTVLFIGSLGFFFLLKKEFIPPQDMGRFIVRARLPLGSSLQRTDETMKKVEQYLIQRKEIEKYISNVGGFGGTEANTGMFFITMKEMGHRPKNPKTGREVTQAALFSILRKDLKELVPEATFSVQDLSQRGFSAGRGYPIELVLTGPDWNTLSSLSVKILDKLKESKILLDVDTDYVAGQKELRLVTNREAAALRGVSMANVGNTVGTLMGGKNVSRFTENGRSYDVRVKIQREKGESISVIPNIGVRNTFGEFVKLKEVINIQEKEALKTITRINRERAIRVFGNPAPTLGQNVSTEKALEIAKEILPEGYSVAMTGSAKTAKESGNSLTLALLFGILLSYMILASQFNSLKQPLYILLAMPFSFTGALVALYVFGQSFNMYSFIGLILLLGLVKKNSILLVEFVNHVRSTGKNIQESIREGCPIRLRPVLMTSFSSIAAAIPPALALGPGAETRIPMAVTILGGMTLSTLITLLVVPAAYYLGEKEVKTRPKTSKI
- a CDS encoding TolC family protein translates to MSFHIFRHLENSQLIESNRTNRKTKNMHVFSKDTLKNNYKLIFHDKNSLSFLKYKTSYKNKLDTEKNFKFQNVFFTFVSFFIFVFAIGCTDDSGIRTGDGIVEPRLEEVTGVTTAKIKSILPEQELTIDELYAFAVERTERIALREEAIQQADAQKAAAFASFFPSLSLVYNKFYRIPGPNSHFNPFYTEPNPLTGSSSTSSLPPTVGPGTRLLLSIPILNGINQYTTYKAAGALTNVRLNEARYESGRLYLEIAQAYYNVLQLKEIILLEEKKTDLVRKTIQERRRLFSLGKITRADLSGAEADFSRSEAYLEDFKYQLKQAEMALESLIGAGEGGLRLAIPKEVISIPQNLLPEERIAKRYDVIAAKENLKAAEFNLKKAWGGHLPSVTLNNYYTIPEHNTTPNKDITMQLSINVPLLSAGTITAGVKQAESALRQAELQLSQTKRIATDEIRKAYESSLNSARLLSLYSKARNSAESNLSSQRRGFSFKTVSRLELLVSETSFLDSEIAYRKAYYQHSLNTIWYSVAIGELPKLKKLKEEDKTAN